The following is a genomic window from Maledivibacter sp..
CCTTGACCTAAGTTACATTTAAAAAATAAGCTGCCCATCTTACTCGTCCCTTTAAAATAATCGGAATTACCTTATGAGCCAACTTGTTTTTATGTGCCTAACAAAAATGTAAGGTTGCTTTTATTCCTGGATACTCTGATATAATAATAGCAAGGAGTGATAATTATGTATAGGATATTAATTGTTGAGGATGATGATACTATATCCTCAATCATGGGGGATAAATTAAATAAATGGGGATACGATACATTGGTAATTTCAGATTTTAATAATGTCATCGCAGAATATACAGCCTTCCAGCCCCATCTCGTATTAATGGATATAAACCTACCATACTATGATGGTTTTTTTTGGTGTGCTAGGATAAGGCAGATATCAAAGATTCCTATTATTTTCATATCATCAAGGGATACAGAGGGTGATAAGATACGTGGCATAACTCAAGGTGGAGACGATTATATAGAAAAACCATTTTCGCTAGATATGCTGATAGTAAAAATACAGGCGATATTACGCAGAGCATATTCATATAGCGACCAGACGTTAAATGTAATTGGGCATAG
Proteins encoded in this region:
- a CDS encoding response regulator transcription factor encodes the protein MYRILIVEDDDTISSIMGDKLNKWGYDTLVISDFNNVIAEYTAFQPHLVLMDINLPYYDGFFWCARIRQISKIPIIFISSRDTEGDKIRGITQGGDDYIEKPFSLDMLIVKIQAILRRAYSYSDQTLNVIGHRDILLNIEDSRVFCREEEIRLTHNECKILSLLIRNSNKIITRPRLIKALWDDESFVDDNTLTVNINRLRRKLRELGCDDYIETIKGEGYKLI